In Nymphaea colorata isolate Beijing-Zhang1983 chromosome 10, ASM883128v2, whole genome shotgun sequence, the genomic stretch CGGACAGGGCACCACATTACATAAACTCCCATGTAAAAACAATAGTCCTTCATTGTAAGAAACCTTACATAGTTAGTTCGTTACATGGGCGTGGAGTAAGGACTCATGAAGTATTTTAAAGCTCCACAAAATCAAGAACATAATAGCATCTAAGTTTAGAACCCAAGTACAAAGCAAAGCAGCCTTAGTAAAAAAGAAATCCATAGAAGTTGCACTTGTTTTCCAATAGTGTCAAAGTACATGATTGAACATTGTATCTCCATATTAGTGATAATACCAGCTATCCAAACAGCACATGATATCTTCCTTTCCGAACTTACAAGATCCCAAACCACCTTAACAACCAAGGCAGGAAAAGAGTACAAATCCCACCCACATAGCATGCTACATATATATTAGGAGGGCTGAGCAAACAAGAGCAACACCAGCGTTGTCTTCCCATTGAACAAAATCTGATCAAGCTTTGTTATGTGACATCCTTCGCCTTCATATGTGCTTTCACTGTAACAACCACACCCATTGAATTTGCATGAGAAAGcaaagagataaagagagacaatAAGATTGATTTGATATGGTGCAACACTATGCTTATAGCATAAGAAACCAACCTACAATGTTATAAAATGTCAAAGAAACGTTTTACCACAATGAAATATAATTCATGCTAATTCGTCACCAGAagattcttccttttcttcaaaactacaaaaaacacatcaccacaagcaaactacaatgttagtatatcatgaaagacaaaaaaaaaagattaaaaattaaCATTAAACAATGAACATCTTACGTTTCACATGAGATATCttcatcacgaatccaactctgTGTGCAAACTAGTGCTTCAACAGTTTCGGGAGTggttgaacatcgataatcattaatgattcttcCAGCTGTACTGAATGCAGACTCAGATGCAACCGTGGATATAGGGATTGCCAAGATATCTCGAGCCATTTTGGATAAAACtctatatttattttcatttgccttccaccaagataatatattGAAGTCTTCATTAGGCCGAGATCGTTCTATTGGATCAGTTAAATATGCTTCCAGATCTGTGCGAGGTACTTGAGAAGATGCAGAActcatgtaatatgtgaagaaggcatctcttgaaaaagttgaagccctctcttcttcaaaatcaacaatggcgttgtttgcattttcattttcttcattgtctGTACCATACACGTTTTTGTACTCAACATACAATCCATGAAGACTActctctattttttcatattgtaccattgcatcaatttcatttaaactctCAAGCACATACTTCAAATATCCCAGTTTGGATCTAGGATCTAAGACAAATGCAATTCCAAAAAGGACATTATagtcatttttccaatatttgtcaaacttttcttgcattttgtatgCTAATGACCTTATATAATCATTGTCTGCCAAACGATTTTTACGCAAATGGTTGCGTaccttctgtatttcttcaaaaaccacaTTAGCTGTTACGTTTCTAGTGgcagagaagatatttgtaacattatagaataacttcaaaaactGGCACAAGGTAGTTGCATAAGACCATTCATCATCAGAAGGTAAATTTGTATAATTGGGATCTATAGAAGCTAAATgttgaaatgcatctttgtagaacaatgcatctctcaacataaCATATGTAGAGTTCCATCGAGTTGGAACATCATAAGTTAATTTCTTTGTACCAATTAAGCCCACTGTTCTTATACAATCCTTAAAGGAATGTAACCGCTTTGGTGatccctttacatatttaacactttcacgaatctttgaaattgtatcatgcaGATCCTGCATACCATCTTGAACTataagatttagaatatgcGCACCACAACGAATATGCAAATGTTGCCCCTGCATTGGAATaagatttcttcttcctaaGTTCCTTTTTAGTGTAGTTATTGCACTATCATTCGTCGAACAATTGTCAGCtgtaatagaaaataactttgattGAATGTTCCATTTAGAGATGCATTCTAATAAAGCCTCacacaaactatttgcattatgtGGCGGAGGCACATGTACAAAACTGAACATGTGAGCATGCAACTTCCAATATCTATCAACATATTGTCCTGTCACACATAGATAACCCAATGTCTGCTgtgaagtccacatatcaaatgtcaatgaaactcgctgcgtagaatcatttataaatccttCAAGTCGGGCTTTCTCAGCCTTGTACACTGacataatttctcttttcaaagttcttctagaaaatggaacaaacTTATGGTTGCAAGCTTGAAGaagtttgttatgatatttatattctgCCAAATTGAACGAAAGTTCATGTGCTATTACACACTTTGACATCAACTTTCTTATAAACTCCATGTCAAATTTTGTATACCTATAGAAGTAGCACCAGAGTCattaactgcaagtgataaAGTTCTTTGCTTTCCTTCATTGATTTGCCTATTTAAACAAGATTTCATATGTCGACTTAAATGGCTAGTTCCATGAGCACTGCTTGCTTTCAGTCGTTctccacaatgtttgcatttgGCAAACTCTTCTCCTTTATATGTAACCAATATAAAATCAATCCATActtttgaagtcctttttctctttgagaCAGCTTCTCTCTCAGTAGATGATTCGACTGATTCCATATTAGAAGTTGGACAATATTCTTTATCAGAAGAAGCAGGCGACATAACTGACATAAGTTGAAATGACACATGTAAATAGCCAAAACAATAACATACTAAAGACCAACATCATTGAGCATAGATGGTAATAACAAGAATAACAAGAATTCACTCTTATGCAGGCATATGTATAGAAAACTTAttgtaaatacatatatttttatgctCATACCAAATTTACATAAAAGTTTCACATATCCTATTCCATGAAATagatatttgattttgtgacCACATCATATAGCACATGACAAGTCCAAGTAGAACTGGCCACATCACCATGAGCCACGAGTTACTTCCCATACATACACAAAATTGAGCAGCAATTTCCATTAGTAACTCATGCTAAGTAAGAGAAGATTTACAACGACTATGGACTATGGTAGCATCTTTGTATAGCTTCAGGCGATCTTTGTTCACTATTGGTTTCCATTTGGTTTCCcaacccccaaaaaaaacacgctgacatttttaatcttttgaaaaaagcaATTAATAACTATTTTAGAATgtttaagaaaatttaaaaaaaaaacttattttacaACTCATGCCACGTG encodes the following:
- the LOC116263076 gene encoding zinc finger BED domain-containing protein RICESLEEPER 1-like, with amino-acid sequence MSVYKAEKARLEGFINDSTQRVSLTFDMWTSQQTLGYLCVTGQYVDRYWKLHAHMFSFVHVPPPHNANSLCEALLECISKWNIQSKLFSITADNCSTNDSAITTLKRNLGRRNLIPMQGQHLHIRCGAHILNLIVQDGMQDLHDTISKIRESVKYVKGSPKRLHSFKDCIRTVGLIGTKKLTYDVPTRWNSTYVMLRDALFYKDAFQHLASIDPNYTNLPSDDEWSYATTLCQFLKLFYNVTNIFSATRNVTANVVFEEIQKVRNHLRKNRLADNDYIRSLAYKMQEKFDKYWKNDYNVLFGIAFVLDPRSKLGYLKYVLESLNEIDAMVQYEKIESSLHGLYVEYKNVYGTDNEENENANNAIVDFEEERASTFSRDAFFTYYMSSASSQVPRTDLEAYLTDPIERSRPNEDFNILSWWKANENKYRVLSKMARDILAIPISTVASESAFSTAGRIINDYRCSTTPETVEALVCTQSWIRDEDISCETFEEKEESSGDELA